One part of the Anopheles merus strain MAF chromosome 3L, AmerM5.1, whole genome shotgun sequence genome encodes these proteins:
- the LOC121599701 gene encoding uncharacterized protein LOC121599701, with translation MYSSRSTLYDIVLLKIDINDDIKSNIQPACLWLEDKLSFSKITLVGARASGPLKQTASINVQNAETCKPYYDYAFSSQGQSLVDHQMCVFYDFEEHWKWRIKIIYMDLISDNFIVPFVIGIPSFFVIGDSQKFDVFVKLSKFGEWITETMRGEGEEVSFELTECIKRHSNERRKINGMTKFIPGNTRDFMVMIYESPDKSKECAGALIAKDIVITLAQCASNLKLHSSRVMFFSRKTIAIRDIIIHPDYMENSLYNNIAILKLESEAPFIHAQLEPYYFKDHNVFLNCRKNVQYNDFSSFYYFSVNELSVLFSYECNPSVEQRIRLSKGLLPEHMCIRNAQTIDMNICVTKPGSPIYWVNGDTNNLLGLYMNGENCAIGEQAIIIYVYAHMNWIDSVINSR, from the exons ATGTACAGTTCTCGCAGCACGTTGtatgatattgttttgttgaagATCGACATAAATGATGA CATAAAAAGTAACATTCAACCGGCATGTCTATGGCTGGAAGATAAATTAAGCTTCTCTAAGATAACTTTAGTTGGAGCACGTG CATCAGGGCCTTTAAAGCAGACAGCGAGTATTAATGTACAGAATGCAGAAACTTGTAAACCATACTACGATTATGCTTTCTCTTCTCAAGGACAGTCTCTTGTAGATCATCAGATGTGTGTTTTCTATGACTTCGAAGAACACTGG AAGTGGAGAATAAAGATAATCTACATGGATTTAATTTCCGATAACTTCATTGTTCCTTTTGTGATTGGAATTCCATCGTTTTTTGTAATCGGCGATTCACAaaaatttgatgttttcgTCAAACTGTCCAAATTCGGCGAATGGATTACGGAAACAATGCGTGGAGAAGGTGAAGAAGTTTCATTTGAGCTAACGGAATGCATCAAACGGCATTCAAATGAGCGTCGTAAAATTAATGGTATGACGAAATTCATACCGGGCAATACTCGCGATTTCATGGTAATGATTTACGAAAGTCCGGATAAATCCAAGGAATGTGCAGGAGCATTGATAGCAAAAGATATCGTAATCACGTTGGCACAGTGTGCAAGCAATTTGAA GTTACATTCTTCTAGGGTCATGTTCTTCTCAAGGAAGACCATTGCTATCCGAGATATCATTATACATCCTGACTACATGGAAAATTCTCTCTACAATAATATCGCAATTTTAAAGCTCGAATCTGAGGCACCGTTTATTCATGCACAATTAGAACCGTATTATTTTAAGGATCATAACGTATTTTTGAACTGCCGTAAAAACGTCCAATACAATGATTTCAGCT CCTTTTATTACTTTTCCGTAAATGAACTTTCCGTGCTGTTCAGTTACGAATGTAACCCATCTGTGGAGCAACGTATTCGACTTTCAAAAGGGTTATTGCCGGAACATATGTGCATACGCAACGCACAAACAATTGATATGAATATCTGCGTGACAAAGCCTGGTTCACCAATATATTGGGTTAATGGCGATACAAATAATTTGCTGGGGTTGTATATGAATGGCGAAAATTGTGCCATCGGAGAACAAGCCATCATTATTTATGTATATGCTCACATGAATTGGATCGACTCGGTTATTAACTCCAGATAG